A single window of Macaca mulatta isolate MMU2019108-1 chromosome 9, T2T-MMU8v2.0, whole genome shotgun sequence DNA harbors:
- the PRDX3 gene encoding thioredoxin-dependent peroxide reductase, mitochondrial (The RefSeq protein has 2 substitutions compared to this genomic sequence), producing the protein MAAAVGRLLRASVTRHVSAIPWGISATAALRPAACRRTSLTNLLCSGSSQAKLFSTSSSYHAPAVTQHAPYFKGTAVVNGEFKDLSLDDFKGKYLVLFFYPLDFTFVCPTEIVAFSDKANEFHDVNCEVVAVSVDSHFSHLAWINTPRKNGGLGHMNIALLSDLTKQISRDYGVLLEGPGLALRGLFIIDPNGVIKHLSVNDLPVGRSVEETLRLVKAFQYVETHGEVCPADWTPDSPTIKPNPAASKEYFQKVNQ; encoded by the exons ATGGCGGCTGCTGTAGGAAGGTTGCTCCGAGGGTCG GTTACCCGACATGTGAGAGCCATTCCTTGGGGCATTTCTGCCACTGCAGCCCTCAGGCCTGCTGCATGTAGAAGAACGAGCTTGACAAACTTACTGTGTTCTGGTTCCAGTCAAGCAAAATTATTCAGCACCA GTTCCTCATACCATGCACCTGCTGTCACCCAGCATGCGCCCTATTTTAAGGGTACAGCCGTTGTCAATGGAGAGTTCAAAGACCTAAGCCTTGATGACTTTAAGGGGAAATATTTGGTGCTTTTCTTCTATCCTTTGGATTT CACCTTTGTGTGTCCTACAGAAATTGTTGCTTTTAGTGACAAAGCTAACGAATTTCACGACGTGAACTGTGAAGTTGTTGCAGTCTCAGTGGATTCCCACTTTAGCCATCTTGCCTGGATAAATACGCCAAGAAAG AATGGTGGTTTGGGCCACATGAACATCGCACTCTTGTCAGATTTAACTAAGCAGATTTCCCGAGACTACGGTGTGCTGTTAGAAGGTCCTGGTCTTGCGCTAAG AGGTCTCTTCATAATTGACCCCAATGGAGTCATCAAGCACTTGAGCGTCAATGATCTCCCAGTGGGCCGAAGTGTGGAAGAAACCCTCCGCTTGGTGAAGGCGTTCCAGTATGTAGAAACCCATGGAGAAGTCTGCCCAGCGGACTGGACACCGGATTCTCCTACG atcaAGCCAAATCCAGCTGCTTCCAAAGAGTACTTTCAGAAGGTAAATCAGTAG